A genome region from Chloroflexia bacterium SDU3-3 includes the following:
- the kdpA gene encoding potassium-transporting ATPase subunit KdpA has translation MTPYGYMQLVIFLVILLALVKPLGWYMARIYAGEPALLNRLLGPFERLLYRMFGSGEDEEMDWKQYAVAMLLFNLLGFVVVYALQRAQAALPLNPQALGATTPDLAFNTAASFISNTNWQSYGGEVTLSYLTQMLGLGVQNFVSAATGMAVLVALIRGISRRSAQTLGSFWVDMTRSTIYILLPLSVALALIQTSQGVVQTFSAYQDVPLLQQQQAADGAAVTSQTLPLGPASSQVAIKQLGTNGGGFFNVNSAHPFENPTPLSNLAEVLSILLIPAALCYTFGKMVGDTRQGWAVFAAMAVVFVALLGGAAWAEQSGNPRIAALGVDAAASEEQAGGNMEGKETRFGIANSALWTVATSAASNGSVNSMIDSYTPLGGMVPMFLIQLGEVVFGGAGSGLYGMLTFAIIAVFISGLMVGRTPEYLGKKIESYEMKMASLIILIPPAVVLIGAAVAVATPWGRGALYDQSVGYTSVYNPGAHGLSEVLYAFSSAGNNNGSAFAGLGANNPFYNVALGLAMLLSRYWLAIPTLAIAGALARKQLVPAGPGTLPTHGPLFVALLVGVVILVGALTFIPALALGPIVEHMLMVVQ, from the coding sequence ATGACACCGTATGGATATATGCAGCTGGTGATCTTCTTGGTCATCCTGCTGGCGCTGGTGAAGCCGCTGGGCTGGTACATGGCGCGCATCTACGCTGGCGAGCCGGCCCTGCTCAACCGGCTGCTCGGCCCGTTCGAGCGGCTGCTCTACCGTATGTTCGGCAGCGGCGAGGATGAGGAGATGGACTGGAAGCAGTATGCCGTGGCCATGCTGCTGTTCAACCTGCTGGGCTTCGTGGTGGTCTATGCGCTCCAGCGCGCGCAGGCCGCGCTGCCGCTCAACCCGCAGGCGCTGGGCGCGACCACGCCCGACCTGGCCTTCAACACGGCGGCGAGCTTTATCTCGAATACCAACTGGCAGAGCTACGGCGGCGAGGTCACGCTCTCGTACCTGACGCAGATGCTGGGGCTGGGCGTGCAGAACTTCGTGTCGGCGGCCACCGGCATGGCCGTGCTGGTGGCGCTGATCCGGGGCATCTCGCGGCGCTCGGCGCAGACGCTGGGCAGCTTCTGGGTCGACATGACCCGCTCGACGATCTACATTCTGCTGCCGCTCTCGGTCGCGCTGGCGCTCATCCAGACCTCGCAGGGTGTGGTGCAGACCTTCAGCGCCTACCAGGATGTGCCGCTGCTCCAGCAGCAGCAGGCCGCCGACGGCGCGGCGGTGACGAGCCAGACTCTGCCGCTCGGCCCGGCCTCCTCGCAGGTGGCGATCAAGCAGCTGGGCACCAACGGCGGCGGCTTCTTCAACGTGAACTCGGCGCACCCGTTCGAGAACCCCACGCCGCTGTCGAACCTGGCCGAGGTGCTCTCCATCCTGCTCATCCCGGCGGCGCTGTGCTACACCTTCGGCAAGATGGTGGGCGACACGCGGCAGGGCTGGGCAGTGTTCGCGGCCATGGCCGTGGTGTTCGTGGCGCTGCTGGGCGGCGCGGCCTGGGCCGAGCAGAGCGGCAACCCGCGCATCGCGGCGCTGGGCGTGGACGCCGCCGCCAGCGAGGAGCAGGCGGGCGGCAATATGGAGGGCAAGGAGACCCGCTTCGGCATCGCCAACTCGGCGCTGTGGACGGTGGCGACATCCGCCGCCTCGAACGGCTCGGTCAACTCGATGATCGACAGCTATACGCCGCTGGGCGGCATGGTGCCGATGTTTCTCATCCAGCTGGGCGAGGTGGTGTTCGGCGGCGCTGGGTCGGGCCTGTACGGCATGCTCACCTTCGCGATCATCGCGGTGTTCATCTCGGGCCTGATGGTCGGGCGCACGCCGGAGTACCTGGGCAAGAAGATCGAGTCCTACGAGATGAAGATGGCCTCGCTGATCATTCTCATCCCGCCTGCGGTGGTGCTGATCGGCGCGGCGGTGGCGGTGGCGACGCCCTGGGGCCGGGGCGCGCTGTACGACCAGAGCGTGGGCTACACCTCGGTCTACAACCCCGGCGCGCACGGCCTGAGCGAGGTGCTGTACGCCTTCTCATCGGCGGGCAACAACAACGGCTCGGCCTTCGCCGGGCTGGGGGCCAACAACCCCTTCTACAACGTGGCGCTGGGCCTGGCCATGCTGCTCTCGCGCTACTGGCTGGCCATCCCCACGCTGGCCATCGCGGGGGCGCTGGCGCGCAAGCAGCTGGTCCCGGCGGGGCCGGGCACGCTGCCCACGCACGGCCCGCTGTTCGTGGCCCTGCTGGTGGGCGTGGTGATCCTGGTGGGGGCGCTGACGTTTATCCCGGCCCTGGCGCTCGGGCCGATTGTTGAGCATATGCTGATGGTGGTGCAGTGA
- the kdpF gene encoding K(+)-transporting ATPase subunit F — protein sequence MVVLIGGVVALVLLAYLFVALLRPELF from the coding sequence ATGGTGGTTCTGATCGGCGGCGTGGTGGCGCTGGTGCTGCTGGCCTATCTGTTTGTGGCGCTTCTGCGACCGGAGCTATTCTGA
- a CDS encoding tyrosine-type recombinase/integrase: MEWHQPHCEERTNKRRTLPKASAAYHGAKTVYHQDANTPRGQTTLQQARSHAGGRPTRCLRSPRRGRCVGARVPQGRSPHALRHSFVTLAIRGGASVTQAQAAARHKDPRTTMRYAHDLQNLDDNAVDYVKF; the protein is encoded by the coding sequence CTGGAATGGCACCAACCGCACTGCGAGGAAAGAACGAACAAGAGGCGCACGCTGCCGAAGGCGTCGGCGGCGTACCACGGCGCGAAAACCGTTTACCACCAAGATGCCAACACACCAAGGGGACAAACGACGCTACAACAGGCGCGGAGCCATGCGGGAGGCCGACCCACGCGCTGCCTGCGGTCGCCCCGACGCGGGCGATGCGTGGGCGCGAGGGTGCCACAGGGCCGCTCGCCGCACGCGCTGCGCCACAGCTTCGTCACGCTGGCCATCCGGGGCGGGGCCAGCGTCACCCAGGCCCAGGCGGCGGCCCGCCACAAGGACCCGCGCACGACCATGCGGTATGCGCATGACTTGCAGAACTTGGATGATAACGCGGTGGATTATGTGAAATTCTAG
- a CDS encoding ISAs1 family transposase, whose protein sequence is MFARLDPVAFQTCFRAWVHALGQHLPDDVVAIDGKTLRRTHDAAIARSPLHLVSAWSTVQGLVLGQLEIDAKTANILSTLTPITQAPAPTDAT, encoded by the coding sequence ATGTTTGCCCGCCTTGATCCGGTGGCCTTCCAAACGTGTTTTCGTGCCTGGGTCCACGCGCTTGGCCAGCACCTCCCCGATGATGTGGTCGCCATTGATGGCAAGACCTTGCGCCGGACGCATGATGCGGCCATTGCCCGGTCGCCCCTCCATCTGGTCAGCGCGTGGTCCACGGTGCAGGGCCTGGTGCTTGGACAGCTCGAGATCGACGCGAAAACGGCGAATATCCTGAGCACCTTGACCCCGATAACCCAGGCTCCTGCACCAACGGATGCGACCTAG
- a CDS encoding transposase family protein → MCGTERNRMMGLPTTISVYFSDLPDPRIDRCKRHLLTDILTITLCAMVANADTWVDIADFGTDKAAWLRTF, encoded by the coding sequence ATGTGCGGTACTGAAAGGAATAGGATGATGGGCCTACCAACAACGATAAGTGTGTATTTCTCTGATCTGCCAGACCCGCGCATTGATCGTTGTAAGCGCCATCTCCTGACGGACATTTTGACGATTACGCTCTGCGCCATGGTCGCCAATGCGGATACCTGGGTTGATATTGCCGATTTTGGTACCGACAAAGCGGCTTGGCTGCGCACCTTTTGA
- a CDS encoding tyrosine-type recombinase/integrase has translation MEARSHLTELFTSAGLEKTLAQHRAPHALRHRFVTLAIWGGASVTQAQAAARHKDPRTTMRYAHDLQNLDDNAVDYVKF, from the coding sequence CTGGAGGCGCGATCCCATCTGACCGAGCTATTCACCAGCGCCGGGCTAGAGAAGACCCTGGCCCAGCACCGCGCGCCGCACGCGCTGCGGCACCGCTTCGTCACGCTGGCCATCTGGGGCGGGGCCAGCGTCACCCAGGCCCAGGCGGCGGCGCGCCACAAGGACCCGCGCACGACGATGCGGTATGCGCACGATTTGCAGAATTTGGATGACAACGCCGTGGATTATGTGAAGTTTTAA